Proteins encoded within one genomic window of Dethiosulfovibrio salsuginis:
- a CDS encoding amidohydrolase family protein: MKDYVIGNGVVADGLGTFLDPGAVVVKDGRIVAVKPLDEVSTDDGEWIDVGGRLILPGLINMHHHFYSQFASGISPHGDCEGFIDVLQDMWWPLDAAMDRDAVYWSGLCGAMDSLCHGVTAVFDHHASMNFVEGALDVLSQGIDAVGIKAALCLEMSDRLGKDRIDSQFEENLRFWSANRASSKRRGMLGLHANFTLSDQSMAYIGRERPGDMAIHVHCGEGRMDYDYCFERGFKGPVDRLDSFGLLSSSSLLIHCIHISNDDYRIIREKSPGVVTNPESNANNRVGAMDRSGIGPFLLGTDGMSGDMVASLRSAFLLDRKADSLWEGLAAAFFSNRYDYVRKFFPDVRGFELGSAADIAVLDYVPLTPISNENLLGHLIFGAKGGKAFMTMVDGEILWREGRFSNPDLADMYMEARKVVQGFHRRFYSSPWTSKLSESPREFSVE; encoded by the coding sequence TGAGGTCTCCACCGACGACGGAGAGTGGATCGACGTAGGTGGCAGACTGATACTCCCAGGCTTGATCAATATGCACCACCATTTCTACTCTCAGTTCGCCTCGGGTATATCCCCCCACGGGGATTGCGAAGGATTTATCGACGTATTGCAGGATATGTGGTGGCCTCTTGATGCCGCTATGGATAGAGATGCCGTCTACTGGTCCGGTCTCTGTGGTGCCATGGACTCCCTCTGTCACGGTGTGACCGCCGTTTTCGACCATCATGCGTCGATGAACTTCGTGGAAGGCGCCCTTGACGTTCTCTCCCAGGGGATCGACGCGGTCGGTATCAAAGCGGCACTGTGTCTTGAGATGTCCGATAGGCTCGGGAAGGATCGTATAGATAGTCAGTTTGAGGAAAATCTCAGGTTTTGGAGTGCCAACAGGGCTTCATCTAAAAGACGAGGTATGTTAGGGCTTCACGCCAACTTTACCCTCTCCGACCAATCTATGGCCTATATCGGTCGGGAAAGGCCCGGGGATATGGCTATCCACGTGCACTGCGGCGAGGGCCGAATGGACTACGATTATTGCTTTGAGAGAGGGTTTAAAGGCCCGGTGGATCGATTGGATTCCTTCGGCCTGCTGTCCTCCTCCTCTTTGTTGATCCACTGTATCCACATATCCAACGACGACTACAGGATAATAAGGGAAAAATCCCCTGGAGTGGTCACCAACCCCGAGTCCAACGCCAACAACCGAGTGGGGGCCATGGACCGGTCTGGGATAGGTCCTTTCCTGCTGGGAACCGACGGAATGTCCGGCGATATGGTGGCCTCCCTTAGATCGGCATTCTTGCTGGATAGAAAGGCCGACTCCCTCTGGGAGGGCCTGGCAGCTGCGTTTTTTTCAAACCGATACGACTACGTCAGAAAATTTTTTCCCGACGTAAGAGGCTTTGAGCTAGGCTCCGCTGCCGATATCGCCGTTCTCGACTACGTCCCTTTGACCCCTATCTCAAATGAAAATCTACTGGGGCACCTGATATTCGGTGCAAAGGGAGGAAAGGCCTTTATGACCATGGTCGACGGCGAGATTTTATGGCGGGAGGGCCGTTTCTCGAACCCCGATCTTGCGGATATGTACATGGAGGCCCGAAAGGTAGTTCAGGGCTTTCACAGAAGGTTTTATTCCTCTCCCTGGACCTCTAAGCTGTCCGAGAGTCCTAGGGAATTTTCGGTAGAGTAG
- a CDS encoding dihydroorotate dehydrogenase, with product MADLTVKIGDLSFANPVLPAAGPNVMKLEQMLDAVEGGVGGIVTKTVSREPAVYPKPCIAKGPCDGLLNCETWADKPWRSYLEDYKKVKQTGVPLICSIGYSPEDVAELGKGLEAEVRPDGIEFSTHYVGKTLDPLKKVADALKNSVSCPVWMKVSPSTPDIPEMAKVMSGYVDGFVAINSVGPALDFNINDPRPMLGTEDGHGWLSGPAIMGTALYCVFQISQAQDKPVIGVGGIRTGEDAVKFIMAGASLVGVCSEAIRKGPSVYGKIAREMGDWMDRKGYKAIDDIRGLYSSKVFGRSR from the coding sequence ATGGCTGATTTGACGGTGAAAATAGGTGATCTATCTTTTGCAAATCCCGTTCTGCCCGCCGCAGGACCTAACGTTATGAAGCTGGAGCAGATGCTGGACGCTGTCGAAGGCGGTGTTGGCGGCATAGTAACCAAGACCGTATCTCGAGAGCCGGCGGTTTACCCAAAGCCCTGTATAGCCAAAGGCCCCTGCGACGGCCTCCTGAATTGCGAGACCTGGGCGGATAAGCCATGGCGGAGCTATCTGGAGGACTACAAAAAGGTCAAACAGACCGGTGTGCCTTTGATCTGTTCCATAGGCTATAGCCCGGAGGATGTGGCCGAGCTAGGCAAAGGGTTAGAGGCGGAGGTCCGTCCCGACGGTATTGAGTTCTCCACCCACTACGTAGGCAAGACCCTGGATCCTCTTAAAAAAGTGGCCGACGCTCTTAAAAATTCCGTCTCCTGTCCCGTCTGGATGAAGGTTTCCCCTAGCACCCCGGATATACCGGAGATGGCGAAGGTTATGTCGGGCTACGTGGACGGTTTCGTGGCGATCAACTCAGTAGGTCCTGCCCTGGACTTCAACATAAACGATCCCAGGCCTATGCTGGGCACCGAGGACGGACACGGATGGCTTTCCGGCCCCGCTATCATGGGGACGGCCCTCTACTGCGTGTTCCAGATATCCCAGGCCCAGGATAAGCCGGTTATCGGTGTCGGTGGAATCAGGACCGGCGAGGACGCCGTCAAGTTCATAATGGCGGGGGCGTCCCTTGTGGGCGTGTGTTCCGAGGCCATCAGGAAGGGCCCATCCGTCTACGGCAAGATCGCCAGAGAGATGGGAGATTGGATGGACCGTAAGGGATATAAGGCTATAGACGATATCAGGGGCCTCTACTCCTCCAAGGTCTTCGGTCGTTCTAGATAG